In a single window of the Centroberyx gerrardi isolate f3 chromosome 17, fCenGer3.hap1.cur.20231027, whole genome shotgun sequence genome:
- the tmx1 gene encoding thioredoxin-related transmembrane protein 1, translating into MACWQARGFSETLFSLPWKTKHYAGICSLILAIYLTSQPVSAKQSSLKEITDGNWEDILSGEWMIEFFAPWCPACQQLQPVWNEFADWGEDMGVNIAKVDVTEQPGLSGRFIITSLPTIYHCKDGVFRKYQGARTKDDFLSFIDEQKWQAIEPVSSWFGPSSFLMNSMSALFKLSMFIRRCHNYLTEQLGIPVWGSYVIFGLATLFSGLALGLILVFIADFVFPSRRFSSSDYYQKKQTMDQARLIQRQEEEHEADGEEDDDEEEEEEDGDQDEVWRRRRRGSPEGRPEPKGQGFPDEALRKRVVGNREEEEDT; encoded by the exons ATGGCGTGCTGGCAGGCTAGGGGATTTAGCGAAACACTGTTCTCTTTAccatggaaaacaaaacattacgCAGGGATATGCTCTCTCATCCTGGCGATATATTTGACGTCGCAGCCAGTTTCGGCCAAGCAGAGCAGCCTCAAAGAAATTACCGACGGGAACTGGGAGGACATCCTGTCAGGAGAATGGATGATTGAATT CTTTGCACCCTGGTGTCCGGCATGCCAGCAGCTCCAGCCTGTGTGGAATGAGTTTGCAGACTGGGGGGAGGACATGGGGGTCAACATAGCCAAAGTGGACGTGACAGAGCAACCTG GTTTGAGTGGCAGATTCATCATTACCTCACTTCCTACCATTTACCA ctgtaaGGATGGTGTGTTCAGGAAGTACCAAGGAGCTCGCACGAAAGATGACTTCCTTAGCTTCATTGATGAGCAGAAGTGGCAAGCGATAGAGCCAGTCTCTTCCTGGTTCGGGCCGTCTTCCTTTTT AATGAATTCAATGTCTGCTTTGTTCAAGCTCTCCATGTTTATCCGG CGTTGTCATAACTACCTGACAGAGCAACTGGGGATTCCTGTTTGGGGATCATATGTTATCTTTGGCTTGGCCACCCTCTTCTCCGGCCTCGCACTGGGACTG ATACTGGTGTTCATCGCAGATTTTGTCTTCCCTTCACGTCGATTTTCTTCCTCTGACTACTACCAGA agaaacagacaatgGACCAAGCAAGGTTAATCCAgcgacaggaggaggagcatgAGGCCGACGGCGAGGAAGATGacgacgaagaggaggaggaggaggacggggacCAGGACgaggtgtggaggaggaggaggagaggctccCCCGAGGGCCGCCCCGAACCCAAGGGACAGGGTTTCCCGGACGAGGCTCTGAGGAAGAGGGTGGTGGGAAAccgcgaggaggaggaggacacctaG